The genomic stretch CCACATAAAACTTGCCCCCCCAGCCGCCTTAGCTGGATCGGTATTATTCGTCTCGCACAGCTCTAGCACTTTGGGGTCATTGGGGCCAAAAACTTGGACAATCACATTAGAAAGTCCAGACTCATTAATCGTCGAATCAAAATGATGAACAGTGCGCTCCGAGTACCAAACCCCTTCACTTTTGCGAAAGAAGTCCATCATCGTCATAGGATGCTGAAGTAACATGAATGATTAAACCTTCTGTGGGCAGATCGAAATGTGGTTTTAATTAAGAAAAGTTAACAAAACTCTAAGTGATGTACCCTAAAATTTTAGGATAAATCCAATCGGTTTATATTGATCAATTAAAACATGGTTTCTACAGATTATTGCGACACTGCCGAGCAGCTCGGCCTGCATCCCGGAGTCGATCGCCCCAGACTAGACGCTATGCAAATGGATTTATCCGGCATAGACCTCTATCAAGCCAACTTAGCCGCAGCCAACTTGATTGGCACAAACCTGAACGGTGCTAACTTGAGTGGAGTCAACCTAGAAGGGGCAGATCTACGAGGAGCAGATCTACAGGGCGCAAACTTACAAGGCGCAAACCTCAAAGGTGCATACTTAAATCGATCGCAACTGCAAAAAGCAAATTTAAGCACCGCCCTCTTAGACGATGCCCGACTCCAACTCGCCCTCTACGACAGTGAAACCCAATGGCCAGAAGATTTTGACTATCGAAAATCAGGAGCAGTTGGCCCCAAAGCCAGTTTAGCCGGAGCCTTTTTAAATACCGCCAACCTCCGAGGGGCCGATCTCCGAGGGGCTAATTTGCGCGGCGCTTACCTGAGTGGAGCCGACTTAACCGCAGCCAATTTAGAAGAGGCAGCTTTAAGTGGAGCCAACTTACAAAAAGCCTTTTTAACCGGCGCTAATTTGCGTAATGCTCGCTTGAATAATACAGAATTACAAGGAGTCGATTTTCGCTGCGCCGACCTCACCGGAGCCAGTTTTGACCAAGTACAGAACATTGCCGGAGCCGACTTTAGTCAAGTTAAAGGCTTAACCGAGCAAGTCCAGAGTATTCTCTGTGGACGGCCGGCTCAAGAGTTAGGGACTTGGAATAGCTTTACCCGCAATAGCACAGCCAAAAGTTTAGGCATTACCTTCGGCACTTAACAACATGCACATACCGTTCATAACAGCGCGAAGCGCTGTTATGGTGTACAGTCTTAAAGGCTCAAAGCCATGTACCA from Roseofilum capinflatum BLCC-M114 encodes the following:
- a CDS encoding pentapeptide repeat-containing protein; protein product: MVSTDYCDTAEQLGLHPGVDRPRLDAMQMDLSGIDLYQANLAAANLIGTNLNGANLSGVNLEGADLRGADLQGANLQGANLKGAYLNRSQLQKANLSTALLDDARLQLALYDSETQWPEDFDYRKSGAVGPKASLAGAFLNTANLRGADLRGANLRGAYLSGADLTAANLEEAALSGANLQKAFLTGANLRNARLNNTELQGVDFRCADLTGASFDQVQNIAGADFSQVKGLTEQVQSILCGRPAQELGTWNSFTRNSTAKSLGITFGT